The Theileria orientalis strain Shintoku DNA, chromosome 2, complete genome genome has a window encoding:
- a CDS encoding uncharacterized protein (Armadillo-like helical domain containing protein): MFNGIIDLPYLSSAARRQSVADLLKFRLLNYNLFIRNKMKKNTQKPKKSSEKKHMKKKIFKNNKGKFFKKHPGADKSKNKPNLKHGKDHKNKLSNKEIKTNKRKESKLEYKKRLNRLYSSLLMNHKDSAKALESINSLLKELPANYSQESNKKNVSRILQACLKYGTARERSLIFEKAKENFNILNLNSHSSKFFIKLFHYCNVDVKRFLREAFFNEKQKNLLFSRYGSEVMDVMYIKLKSKEQIAVLKLYCLANTFFLNKEDSKRSKEINSINQLIDLILNSEYKSACIEKMCSVVTKLVEKELLITSLSHDILFVYLHILEDEEPALEPMNSKAELLSQMYKIFGQLLSTRSGNSCMLKLMDYANNKIKKYIVKSLKRDFPEAIYNQINVSLLIKAVNVTDDTKLTGECMINPLLSDLKRSVYDRNSSKFIMNILDNANEKAPNSLKEPELRTEELQSRLVPHLVEFFHGEDLKEVLETNHTGTILLHTLKLSRDGAMVDGIMQLVKENLKQFLNNATMLRFLQSMVKSSNRVSASLVALRVSERVWELVKSDVDDILRSKSVFLLVDLLESFTKYGEKELISEFTSKVTLKKIAKAKREIEGTVDTVNSGFTCVIVGANSTGLDLLSSLLRK; the protein is encoded by the exons atgtttaatgGTATTATCGATTTACCATACTTAAGTAGTGCTGCTCGACGACAGAGCGTTGCAgat CTCTTAAAGTTTCGTCTTTTgaattataatttgtttattaggaacaagatgaaaaaaaatacacaaaaaCCTAAGAAGTCTTCTGAAAAGAAGCatatgaagaagaagatatttaaaaataataagggaaagttttttaaaaagcATCCTGGTGCCGATAAGTCGAAAAATAAACCGAATTTGAAGCATGGTAAAGATCACAAGAACaaattatcaaataaagaaataaagacaaataaaaggaaagaATCCAAAttagaatataaaaagagaTTAAAC AGGTTGTACTCGTCGTTGCTTATGAACCACAAGGATTCGGCCAAAGCCCTGGAATCGATAAATTCGTTGCTTAAAGAGTTACCGGCAAACTACTCTCAG GAATCTAACAAGAAGAACGTTTCGAGGATCCTCCAGGCGTGCCTGAAGTACGGAACGGCAAGAGAGCGGAGTTTAATCTTCGAAAAGGCCAAGGAAAACTTTAACATACTGAACCTCAACTCACACAGCAGCAAGTTTTTCATAAAGCTGTTTCACTACTGCAACGTTGACGTGAAAAGGTTTCTGCGAGAAGCCTTCTTTAACGAGAAACAGAAGAATCTGCTGTTTAGCAGATACGGCTCGGAAGTCATGGACGTCATGTACATTAAACTGAAGTCCAAGGAGCAAATTGCAGTGCTTAAGCTCTACTGCCTGGCTAACACATTCTTCCTAAACAAGGAGGACTCGAAACGCTCTAAGGAAATCAACTCAATAAATCAGTTGATAGACTTGATACTGAACTCAGAATATAAAAGCGCGTGTATAG AAAAAATGTGCTCCGTGGTGACTAAATTGGTTGAAAAGGAGTTGTTGATTACTTCTTTATCACATGATATTctgtttgtttatttacacattttggaAGATGAGGAACCAGCATTG gagcCAATGAATAGTAAAGCGGAACTATTATCGcaaatgtataaaatattcgGACAATTGCTGTCAACGAGAAGCGGCAACAGCTGtatgctgaagctgatggaCTACGCAAACAACAAGATTAAAAAGTACATAGTCAAGAGCCTAAAACGCGACTTCCCAGAAGCAATATACAATCAGATAAATGTGTCACTGCTGATAAAGGCAGTAAATGTGACAGATGATACGAAGTTGACAGGAGAGTGTATGATCAACCCACTGTTGAGTGACCTGAAGAGGTCAGTGTACGATAGAAATtcaagtaaatttataatgaaCATACTGGATAACGCAAACGAAAAGGCGCCGAACAG CCTGAAGGAGCCGGAGTTGAGAACGGAGGAGCTCCAAAGCAGACTAGTGCCGCATTTGGTGGAGTTCTTCCACGGAGAAGACCTGAAGGAGGTTTTAGAAACGAATCACACAGGGACGATTTTACTACACACGTTAAAGCTGTCAAGGGACGGAGCAATGGTGGATGGGATTATGCAGCTGGTTAAGGAGAATTTGAAGCAGTTTCTGAACAATGC GACCATGTTGAGGTTCCTGCAGTCAATGGTGAAGAGCAGTAACAGAGTGAGCGCATCGCTGGTGGCGCTCAGAGTGTCCGAGAGGGTTTGGGAACTAGTGAAGAGCGACGTGGACGACATTCTGAGGTCAAAGTCGGTGTTTTTACTGGTTGATTTGCTGGAGTCGTTTACGAAGTACGGAGAAAAGGAGCTGATAAGTGAATTCACCTCTAAAGTGACTTTGAAGAAGATAGCTAAGGCCAAAAGGGAAATTGAAGGTACAGTTGACACTGTAAATTCTGGATTTACATGCGTTATTGTAGGCGCAAACTCTACTGGACTCGATCTACTGTCTAGCTTGCTGAGGAAGTGA